Proteins encoded within one genomic window of Candidatus Rokuibacteriota bacterium:
- a CDS encoding sigma-54-dependent Fis family transcriptional regulator, whose protein sequence is MGDRLRILIAEDEASLREGLAREFARRGFEVETAEDGVAADEALRARDFDVVLLDLRMPRRDGIEVLKAMRADGHEAEVVIITGHAETETAIEALKLQAYDYITKPFRLAEVLEVVRRAAERRRLQRENRSLRRAVSQSEPDPLLVGKSRALESFKTLLDRAALSESNVLIVGESGSGKELAARHIHGHSQRREMPFLAVNCGALPDELLESELFGHEKGAFTGATAQKHGLLELAHNGTLFFDEVAEMSPAMQVKLLRTLDLGEIRRLGSGRTIRVNVRVLAATNKDIAAEVRAGRFRHDLYYRLGVIVLRVPPLRERAEDIPLLVNHYFQLLIPPGHLLVKIVPEAMAELCRHSWPGNVRELRNMVERFVALSDGEEVTAADVGLHLSVAAASLESDEGLPPLKEVEHRYIAKVLERTGGNRAQAARILGVDPKTLYNKLKAGTPTES, encoded by the coding sequence ATGGGGGACCGGCTACGGATCCTGATCGCCGAGGACGAGGCCAGCCTCCGCGAGGGGCTCGCGCGGGAGTTCGCCCGGCGGGGATTCGAGGTGGAGACCGCCGAGGACGGCGTCGCAGCCGATGAGGCACTCCGCGCGCGCGATTTCGACGTCGTGCTCCTCGACCTGCGCATGCCGCGCCGGGACGGGATCGAGGTGCTGAAGGCCATGCGGGCCGACGGCCACGAAGCCGAAGTCGTCATCATCACCGGCCACGCCGAGACCGAGACCGCCATCGAGGCGCTCAAGCTGCAGGCGTACGACTACATTACCAAGCCGTTCCGCCTCGCCGAGGTCCTCGAGGTGGTGAGGCGGGCTGCCGAGCGGCGCCGCCTGCAGCGGGAGAACCGGTCCCTCCGTCGCGCGGTGTCCCAGTCCGAGCCGGACCCGTTGCTGGTCGGGAAGAGCCGGGCGCTGGAGTCCTTCAAGACGCTCCTGGACAGGGCGGCGCTCTCCGAGTCGAACGTGCTGATCGTCGGCGAGAGCGGGAGCGGCAAAGAGCTGGCCGCCCGTCACATCCACGGGCACAGCCAGCGTCGGGAGATGCCGTTCCTGGCGGTGAACTGCGGGGCGCTGCCGGACGAGTTGCTGGAGTCCGAGCTGTTCGGCCACGAGAAGGGCGCTTTCACCGGCGCCACGGCGCAGAAGCACGGGCTCCTCGAGCTCGCCCACAACGGCACCCTCTTCTTTGACGAGGTGGCCGAGATGAGCCCCGCCATGCAGGTCAAGCTGCTCCGGACCCTTGACCTGGGAGAGATCCGCCGGCTCGGGAGTGGGCGCACGATCCGGGTGAACGTCCGCGTTCTGGCAGCCACGAACAAGGACATTGCCGCGGAGGTGCGGGCCGGGCGGTTTCGCCACGACCTGTACTACCGGCTCGGGGTGATCGTGCTCCGGGTCCCACCGCTCAGGGAACGCGCCGAGGACATCCCGCTCCTGGTAAATCACTATTTTCAGCTCCTCATCCCTCCGGGCCACCTGCTGGTGAAGATCGTTCCGGAAGCGATGGCCGAGCTCTGCCGGCACTCGTGGCCGGGAAACGTCCGGGAGCTGAGGAACATGGTCGAGCGGTTCGTCGCCCTCTCCGACGGAGAGGAGGTCACCGCTGCCGATGTGGGGCTCCACCTGTCGGTGGCGGCCGCCTCCCTGGAATCCGACGAGGGACTCCCGCCGCTCAAGGAAGTGGAGCACCGCTACATTGCCAAGGTGCTCGAACGGACGGGCGGGAACCGGGCTCAGGCCGCGCGGATTCTGGGTGTCGATCCGAAAACGCTCTACAACAAGCTGAAGGCCGGTACCCCCACCGAGAGCTGA